GGatttaattattgatcatgTCTTTAGGGGTAAATATAACCATATTTCTTTGGGTTCAGAATATGATAACTACAAGGAGGTAATGACTACTACTACACTTCGGAATAATTTGTTTAAATGCCTATTACCTCATTTACAAATGGAGCATTTTTACCATCACATTTACTGTCATATTTCTACAGATAGCACTGGACAAAAGTCAGAGTTTTTCAAAACTTAATTCAAATCTTCCATCCTCTGTTGTTCATCACTTGCCAATACCCACATTGAAAACTGTGCAGCGTACTGTACTAACATGTACACCATGACAAAAGAGACATTTCGTGCAAAGTTTGTTTTCATCCGTGTCCAGTTTATACTTGTGATGCTCTTATTCAGTAtgttagatttatttttgttaaagacCTTACCCAATCCTTTATACACAGAAAAATGCTATTCCCTGCAGGGCCAAAGTCATAAttccaacaaagaaaaatataaatctttAGCAAACCTCTGCACTTAGTGAAGTATTTAACATTGTGTTTGATTCCCACCATGTTGGCTCATGTATCCTTAGGCTTGGGCTTAAAATATCATAGtagaaagaagaaaagcaaagcCTTCCTTCCATGCTTTGTGTCTGCATCCAAAAGCAGGGCTTTTAAATTACAGAGTACACTTGCTGCCTACCACTGGTGCAGTGTACTGTtggaagggaaaaaaatgtttgaagaCAAGGCTAGTGGTACAAGTATTCCCTattaaaggtacattttagTGTGAGAGAAGTTAACACAGACAAGGGTACTTCGGGTGGTAGCTGAGGTCCAGGTTAACCTTGAGTTCTTTGCTAAATATTTCAAGCTACCAAAGGTTTGTTGGTTTTTACGGTTTCACATTGACTGTGCAAGTCACTCCATTGCGGACAAGCTTCGACCTTGTGATTCAGGTCAATCTCcagttagaaaataaataaaaccctttttttcctttgcagaAGTCTTCAGGTTCTTCTCTGAAATATCTTTGTATTCGGCTCCTCCTATCCTCCCTTACATTGTGATTCTCAGTCCTTTTTGATAGGAAACATGCAAAGATCATTATGCTGTCAACAACTGATTCACTGTCGGGGTGGTATTGTTTTTGTGATTGGCAGAGTTGGTTTATTGGCAGGGTTGTAGTGCTATTTTTATAGGGGGATAGTATGAATTGGAATGATTTCAtacctgtttttcattcattcctttttttaaaatgtattataatgaTGTTCCGGAAATACATGTTCATATAAATGGTGACTATGAACCTTCGAGGGATCTTTAAAGCCTTCATGTTATTTTATATCCCTTATCTCCCAAACTTTTATGAGATAAGTGAGGGAACATGGTCAACAGAATACATGGTGAATACTATAGGGAAGCAGGAGACGTGTCTTcatggaaacagaaaataaagagcagcaTATTCTTTTAAGTCAGACAAAAGTTGCTCAAGTAGTCCAGAGGCCTGCACTACAACTCAGTCCCGGTATCTGAATTGGGTATGCTTACAAAGTTCTGCACAGAGGGAAAGGAGACATAGAGCAAGAAATGTTATTGGACGGTTCTGTTTGTTATTCCAGATCACTCTGTTGCAATGCCCCCCCTCCCAGGTTCAGCTGGAGAGAAGCAtatatctacagtatgtgatTACACTGTCTTTTCTACCTTTAGCTTTGTGTGCACTGACTTCATTTTTGTTGGATGTGAGGCTTTGCTCCCTGAGGTACCGAGGAATGCTAGAAGGAAAGATGGATATTATGTTTGAGGGAAACAGTACCTGCTCTCACGCTCCTGCCCTCCTCGGCCATTTTCCATTGGTTGCCATTCAAAAGGGACCCCATGCTTAGCCTGAAAACCATAGAGgtgtgagaaaatgtatttaataaaatctTCAGGGAAGGATACTGTGAGTGGAGGGAGGCATCTCTTTGAAGAGGTATTTTCTGAAGAGATGAACTCCTTCAAAAGGTATAAGAAAGCTCTACAGCTAGACCTTAAATCTGGCATCATTGAAAAAGTTGTCCCTTACCTTTTCTATTTTACTCGAGGACCACCTGAGAACCCAGAGCAATACCGGCAACAATTCTTACAAAGGATTATGAGGATCAGCACCGCAATGAGAGACACAAAAGGGAACAACCAAAACCAGCCCCAGACCACTGCAGGGCCTTTACTGACAACCTACTGTATGATATGATAAAGGACAATATTATCCACTTAAAGTGATCACCAATGATGATGACCTTAGTGTTGCAAAGGCTATACCAAAGCTACGAATTGGTAAGGATGGATACCCATTTTGTTGCAACATTCATGTTTCTCAGCCTGTCAAACCCACATTATTTCTAATCAGAGGCATGTTTGCCATCTATAAGAAAGAAATAACCTGGGATATAGACTGCCATGTTAGAAAAATATCACTCAACACCGGCTTAAGAATCAATGATCAGGTCCCGATTTATTCTTGCAAGAAGGAGCAGAGTTAAGTCACATACAGCAATATGGTTCAACTCACATACGAGGTATGCTGCTCAAAGGAGCAGAAAGTCACAACATGTTATACAGTACTCACTGCATCCCATAACATAGTTGTAAATCAGCAGTAAGGATTGGAACATCAGCCAGCCCTGCAAATGTGAGGCTTCTCTTTACGGATGTTACCCTTTGCCCTCTGCAGGTGTGAATGTCggtaaacaaatgaatcaagTCTCGCCTGCTTTCAGTCTTAACAGAATGCAGCTACAGGGTCATGCACAGTTCAGTTGCAGCAGTGTAAGATAACCAGGGCACACAGTATTAAACAGTATTTTTCCCAACACATGTAACCTGAACATTTTTGTCGgctgtattttttgttgatcTTTTCCTTGGGAACCCAACCCAAGTCTAGCATACTGGAAACAATAACTCAACTTTGTGCCTGTCTCACATGCTGACCACTCTCAACATACTTTCTTGCCACTAAGGATTTGTACCCCATCACAGCTACAAAGTGGGgcagtctactctgattggcaTCAAGGTATATATTTCAAGGAAGAGATGGGATGCTGTTGTTACAGAGTTAATACAAGCTCTAAAACAAAGTACTGGGAGGGGATTGCTTCAAACTGCCTAGATGTTAGGAATGTCTAAACTCCAGATTTACGCAGCTTATATAAGGGTAGTACTCTATTGTGCTCTTAGTTGTTGTGGACACAACTGACTGCTTCAGACTGAAGATGTGGGTACCTATAGCAGATCCAATTATGTTCGGATTCTGGTCCAATTATGTATTTGTCCAGGGAATCATTGATGAATGTTTCAGCATGCCTATTCACACCCAACCATACAGCTAGAATAACAGACTCATGTGCTTATAGCTAATGAGGCAAGCTGAAGGATCTGCAGCTATTGTATTCTCCGGGCAAGGATGGTTCTTGAAAGTACATTTGGCATCACATCTGCACAGTGGCAACAACAGCTTTGTGGCTGCATGTGGAGGCATGCGCAAAGTTATCATTGTATTCCAGGGATCGGAAGCAACAATGCTGCCAGAACGAGAGGTTACTTTTACTTTGCAGCAAATTGGGACCATCTCTGTACTAAAAACCatgaacattttatatatatatatatatacttttctGTTAATCAATACTTCAAGATCACGTGTGAATATAACAGTCCACTATAAACATCACTGTCACCTTGaattatatactgtacattatcCTTCTCCACAGTCAGTTCATTTCATACACTTTACACATAAACCCATGGCAACTCAGGAAACAGCGGATTGGACCAATATGCAGACAAGGCAGGCAGACTTTTAAAGTTCAGGGGTTTATTGCCAAAACTGAAGCTCTACTTATATGGGCTTACAAGCAGGCAGGTACAGGAACCAGGAGGGAGGCAAGGGTCAAAACTGGGATGGTAGTCCAAACAGGTTAACAAATCCAAAGGGGCAGGCAGGAAATCCAAAGTCCAGAAGAGCCGGCAGGTTGAAAACAggcttttaaaaaggttttcaggtaacaaaaaacagatttctgaagctataaaaatgtacaaagcATATTTTAACTTCCGAAAACTGACAGGGCGAGAGTGGAAATGGGCCTGTTATGAACTGCAGTGCTGAGAAGGCGAATTGGAATCAGGTGAGCATCTGGATGAGGGAGCCAGGTGATCAGAGCAGATTGAAATGTCTGGGGACATATGGTGGACAGGTAGAGGATAACAATGAGGGGGTTAGcggagggacagagagacagaaagtgaTAAAACCACTCTTTGTTACTTGTGGTTCCAGACGTTTTACATAACATGCACTGTTGCAACactatttttttgtgtttaaagttcATATCGGGCATACTACATGCTTGgtgttcatttgtaaaacatgtgaAGTTTGCATATGCTGTTGTCAGGAACGGCTTTTTTGTATTTGGTGCAAACAATGCAAATCTTTTGCTGAAGAGGTggacttctttttattttgagttccCAACATAAAATGCAAAAGTTAGTAGTATCATAGTATTGAATTCTTGAATTAGATTCTTTAAAGTCATTGTTACTGTCAATGCCTAAGGAGGacatattatgcaaatgttcaggtttgttttttgtattttgtgcatccactgggacatgtctccatgctttaatgttcaaaaaactctttatttttctcatactgcctgtgctgcagcacctcttttcaccctctgtctgaaaccagagcccagtctgctctgattggttagcgggCCGGGTCCATGTTGTAAGCACACTTAaattaattaatgttttttacCTACCCGTATCATTAGGCTGTTATTTCGATATCATTTTGATACGTGTATTACAATTAAATGGAGATAAGCTCAGCCTCCTGGCCAGCACATCTAGTTTGAGTGACGCTagtaaacacaaatgatgcCGTGGTACAACCTGTGTGAGCAAAGCGATGCGAATATTTGCTTCACATCCGGTGTAAGCTCACGTTAAGCCTATCACgtatgtgttggagcgctagtcaataTGAGCGTGAGTGTTAATTAGTGATGTTAtagaaggaaacaaaggagtccaatggaggtgtttcaggcagaaaactccctttggagggaCTTTGGGATATTATCCTTTGCggaccattaacatgcacaaaaacctatataacacagtacaggaaatggaaaacctcTAAAAGCAtataactgttttttttttaaagatatcaaATAGAGTCAATCACAGAAAGTTGAAAACTAAACTGAGGGGATGTGTTAAGACGACCTTGCAAAGTTTCATGAATTAATCTGGCAATATATTGTCTTGTattcatacctgcaaactagtcacctttcggcgaaattcgccgttttcaactcaaaatatgtcattgacgtgaatcgtgtagatccgaagaggttttttttttaggggggagggggggcctgaccgacgactgaccgaccaaccatagactgtataaccgactgcataatgagcaagaaacaagtttgctatcttcacaataaataacatctttgttgaaatgactcgcgttccacgaccaccgaccaatcataagcaagataaaccacagcgcgcattttttacccatcggtccctcttggagtggagtgctcagtcgtcagcgagtggttcttctggacaattttcgggatacgttacagatacaagttttgaggtacgtctagtagcagctaatctggcaaaaacattgtatgctgtatcattctaacgttgctgaagtaaaattattttagccaaataaagtgtattaacatgcttaagcttatcagcttgttaggttgctagctaacctcagtgaattgtgttaaagttagcctagctagaccagttctacgtcacctcgttcaatgcgaaaataatacgtttgtgaaggctgatctccacagcatccgtcctgttacctgatattactggtggctgtcattgtggtcagatatgagaggtagggctgaacgatctaTCGTTTTGGACCGAAAATCGCGATCTCAGACAACACGATTTTGGGATCGTCAAAGCTGCGGTTTTTGCTTGgtgtatattaataataataatttcgtcaataatttcacatgaatgcccaaggctctgtgtcagctaccgatcagaaagctgcaggctgcgcgtgaccagatcacgtgttCGCCACCCAAGTCAGTGTGTAGCTTgtcattcaatttcaagcatACTTCCCCACTGACCATACCGGGGAGAATATTGCCATGGGGTTGAAGGAGTGCTTGGCCAACTGGGGTCTAAAAGAAGAAGCCCAGACGTGCATAATAACAGACAACGCTTCAAATATGGTCAAAGCAATGGGACTTAACCAATGGACCAGACTGCAGTGCTTCGGACACAGGCTGCATCTTGCAATTGGTAAgtacaagaatgtgtgtttgtgcgagtgtgtatgtttacaaggtTACTACAAGTGTGAGAGTTCGTATTATCTGGGGACGAAGCGCCGAGAAGTTTGTTGTCAAGCTGTCGTTAGCTGACCAACTGTTAGcgcaatgctactttaacatactgtttatcctagggagaaaaatgaaccctttcatcggtaaactttgtgtgtgtgtgtgtgtgcacgttttaaGAATTAGGGATTAGTGAggccatgtaatgtgtgtttcggtgcgagggggaaacgtgtttttggtacaataaacagctagcgtgtttttggtacaataaacagctcgggcctgtactacgaacggAGTTCAACCTACTTAGAACTAACTCAGGGTTTCCGCGGTAACCCGGGGTTGACTAAACCTGGACATCTTGATTGGTCTTAAACGGTACTACGACGCTGATTATGAAGTTGATCAGCTGAACCTGTGTTCACTCAACCAGAGTTACTGCGCGTTCACATAAAAGGGGTGGTACCAgcgcaaaaaaacactctcGATCATGGCGGGCTCTCCctatttcacagaagaggaatgcgagatcataatgaggagttatgaagagtataaaccgaccctggctgctaaatccaacaccgCGGCAGCAAACAAGGCGCGACTGGGGTGTTGGCAGCAAATTACAGACCGCGTAAATTcgtaagtaggcctatttctttacttctatatgtccgttaaaataatcccaacctgaatacagtatgtcaggacgatgtacaataacagtcggAACGTTACTGTATCGTATGtgcaaccacaaatgaagcAGGACAACTGAATGTTTAGTCCCCTTCACTAATTCTGTGTATGTCCCTTAAATACTTCCAGAGGTACCAGCAGCGCCAAACGGACCTGGCAGCAGGTGAagatgaagtacaaaaacatcattcagaatggtgtgtgtgtgtgtgtgtgtgtgtgtgtgtgtgtgtgtgtgtgtgtgtgtgtgtgtgtgtgtgtgtgtgtgtgtgtgtgtgtgtgtgtgtgtgtcttgtcagagagagctaaatgtgtctgtctttaacagccaacaagaagaaggtagaaataaggcgcacaggaggagggagggcaccaGACTCCTTTACTCTTGCTGAAGAGTTGGCCCTAGCCAACAACAGTGGCAGGGTGATGATGGATGGGGTGGCAGGGGTACAGTCTAACCCTGGggcagctgaaatgtccaccctctatGTGCAAGGTAATGTATGGCATTCATCGTTCTTCATGTTAGAGTATTTTGGCTTTCTTCCCCTGAATCATCAGTAACATGTGTCTTCTGTTGCATGCAGTCgagggtggaaacatcacaacCCTGCAGCCACCAGGATGCATTCATCCTCTGACACAGGTAATTCAAATGGATAACATCCATGACATGTAAATTAGGCTATGTCACCCCTAAAGTATGGGTGCAGCGTAAAATTCTGAATCTtttcaggatgatgatgatgatgatgatgatgatgacgagacCCTCACAGCcccctccgacacacacatgcaggttaaaacactttactgctACTATATGCCACATTAATGTCCTAGGAGGGTGAGCATCATTTGTCAGTACTGTCTGAATCAAGTGACCTGTGTcattaatgcaatgtgtgtgtgtgtgtgtgtgttaggaggacttggaggagctttcccct
The Eleginops maclovinus isolate JMC-PN-2008 ecotype Puerto Natales chromosome 1, JC_Emac_rtc_rv5, whole genome shotgun sequence genome window above contains:
- the LOC134883801 gene encoding myb/SANT-like DNA-binding domain-containing protein 4; protein product: MAGSPYFTEEECEIIMRSYEEYKPTLAAKSNTAAANKARLGCWQQITDRVNSGTSSAKRTWQQVKMKYKNIIQNANKKKVEIRRTGGGRAPDSFTLAEELALANNSGRVMMDGVAGVQSNPGAAEMSTLYVQVEGGNITTLQPPGCIHPLTQDDDDDDDDDDETLTAPSDTHMQEDLEELSPPEASLPGTSQSDKATVDNVRSLYKKVLELDRTKKRLEIRKLELEIEKLEHEKKVLSYHSINI